A stretch of DNA from Besnoitia besnoiti strain Bb-Ger1 chromosome II, whole genome shotgun sequence:
gagtcgcgccgcggagccgaaaTACCACGAAGCAAGCAGCATGTCTGGGCAACAAAATTCGCGCGCAGGCTCCGCGGAGAagctcgcggacgccgaggggCCCCAGAAGACGACTTGGGCCGTGCCTGtgcagctgccgtcgccggtCCACCGAAGGCGGGGCGCCGACTGCATACCCAACGCGTGGAGCTTCGACGCTGCCGCtagcgcgcccgccgccgcgtctccgagCGGCCGTCGTTCGGAAAAGCCCCTCGAAaaagctgcggcgcaggatGCGGCGAatgcccgcgagcgcggcgggcggggtTGGCGGTCTCAGTCCTGCGAGGCGCTCTCACCTTCCGAGGGAGAGTCCCAGGCGACAgtgagcgcggcgggggacgAGACAGGAGGTGAAGAGGAGCTCGGGAGCCGCGACAGGCCCTCCTGCTTCCAGCCTGGCTCCGCTGAGCGTAATAACGCGTTGAGGTTGCCTGTGCCTAACTGCGGGGCTCCGCGTTCCAGCGAGGCTCGCAGTCAAaacgacgcagcggcaggccATGTTTTggtcgcagaggcggcagtcGAGCAGCTGGGCCGTGGGGGGGGCGTCCGGAATCGGGAGCGAGGGGACGCAGGGGAGGGTTCAtgggctgcgcgcgagagcgctgACCAGGCGGCCTTCCCTCGAAGGAGCGCAGCTGAGAAGGGCAGCTCGTCTCTCACCGATGCGAGCCCAGCCGCGGGCACAGGCGCCTCACAGCACGgaggccgacgaggcgcgcgaacggCGGGCATACAGAAGGACGGGAAAGGGAGTGCGACCCCAAGTTtgcccgccgcgtcctcaggATATCAGGAGAAGCCCGGCTCTGTCGTCCCCGTCATTCTCCCCTCCGgactcgtctccgcgcccgcggccgtctcGATTGGCGCGGCATCTCCCGCGGCGGTCCCTGTGGCTccgtccttcgccgcggttgcggcggccgccgccgccgccacgaaCCCGAGCAgcccagaggccgcgccgaaAGGCCCCGCTTTCCCGTGGGGTgcgggcgcgaggacgcggggcGGCACcgccccggcggcggcgtctgcagacggcgacgaaggtgcgtcgcgccgcaggcaggcagCCTGGGGGAGAGCTGCGAGCGGGCTTGAAGACAGGGAGGAAAGGGCGACGCCGGTTGGGGGCGACcggagcggagagaggcgcaggggaGATGGTGGGGCTCCAGAGGGAGGGCGATCGGCCTTCgacggaggcgaccgcgagaagAGGGCGTCATCAGCTGCTTCAGCGGACTGCGTTCATGAGACGTCCAGCCGCGAGGGCCGTCCGCCGTcctcggcgacgcgtcgcgcgtcggTTTCTTCTCAGACTTCCactctctcgtctccgccgtcgttcTCCGCGCAGGTGTCTTTGGGGTCTGTGCAGCTGCCTGAGGGGACCGGCTCGTCTCAAGCGCCGAAGCGGAACTGGGCTGCCGTCGTGTTGACGAGCCCGGCGCCCTCCAAGGCCTCGCAGGGGAGAGACGCCCCAGCCGCTTCCGCGGTTCTCAAAGACAAAGCGAATTCAGCAGGTGATTTTGAAAAGCCGAAAGGCAGGGATCCTCGGGGGGGTCTGCCGGCTCTGGTACTTccaaggcgcgcgcggcaaaGGCGACACCCGCGGGACCCGGCGGAGACccgcctctggcgtcgaCAGGCTCGGCGATGTCGAGCAgggctgcggctgtcgcgtctcgctcgtctgcggTCCCGGCCGACGAGGGCTCGAGCGCAGCGTCCCAGCGTCTATCGGAAGGAGACACCACGGggaaaggcgaggacgaagacagGCGACGAGAAAAGGACGCGGCAGAGAATGGAGGACAGGCTTCATCCCCGGCTTCTGCAGGGCAGTGGGCGACGAAAGggccttcgcttctctcgcgtgtGTCAGGCTCTCCCAAGGCGTCTGCGCTTTCTCCTTCAGTTTCCGCGAAAGAATCGGAGCCGCGAAAGTCTCCCGCGTCGAGTCCAGGGCCCCAAAACTCCAGCTGCGACCTCGCGTCGTCACGTGACGGACCGGCTTCTGTTCCGGCCTCagcttctccttcgctgtctgcggGTGCGTCTCCAGGGAATGCAGGCGAGACGTCAAGCGTGAAGCCTGAAGAAGATGCTTGGGCTTCGTCTGTGCGGCGTTCAGCTTCTGGGCCCCTTAATGAGGCCGAGCCGAGAAAAGCCGAGCGTGTGGGACCCCGGTCCGTCCAccaggcgccttctccgtcggCTGCACCCTCCGCGGGGTACTCGCCCTCGTCtgtgcgcggagaggagggcgcagaggagggcgagagttggcggggagagagggacCGACACGCGCGAGCGCTGTCGCTTTTTCCAAGCGAACAGGACGacgggagaggcgacggcggcgcagagcccggCGACGGCTCCTGGTCTACTCCGTCTTGCAGGGGCACAGGGAGCTTCGGCAAGCAGGTCTTTCTTCAGAACGCAGTGAGCCCGAatggcggctcgcgcggcgtggaCTGGGGGCGCAGCGAGGGCATAAACCGCacgccgtccgcgtcttcgcggaaggccttcttctccgcaaAGTCCCGAGATATCGAAGACGACATCAACTGGCGCAGCACCGCCTCGACCCAGGCGGCCCGCGGTGGCGCGGGGCCCTCGCgagcgtcgctctctctcgcggacGAAGGAAAGCGCTCCTTCCTCGGCAGCGACCACGGGGTCGCCAAAATGGGCGCGTTGGGCTCCAAGGGGGCGGAGACAAGTGTCTCCAAAGGCAAGGGAGACGACGTTCGCCGGCAGAGCGAAGGGATGCGGAGAGCCCCCTCTGCGTTCGCCGACAGGaccgcgacgggcgcgggcgccgagttCGGACTGAGTGCAccaggcggcggaaggcgcaagAGTTCGTCTTCGTTCCAGCTTGGTCAGAAGGGCGGAACCCGAGGGGGCGTGGACGCCGACGGGAGAGACGACGGCCCCTCGCCGACGAGTCCGCAGGGCCGGCTCGTGCGCGGCTCGTGGACGcgtgaggcgctgctgcagaggcccgAGGTGCTGTCTGCGATGAGCCcagaagagcgacgcgcggagctcgagcAGAGCAGACAGCAACTCGCAGAACTCCAAGAGAGCCTCATGTGGACCGTAAGCGCGTTGCCTTCTGTCATTGTGCCCCGAGAGCGGGTTGCGGAGTCGTTAGCGTCGACCCAAGACGTGACATCTCCACATCGGTGGAGCCAGACGGCGCCATCCGCGGCAGTAACGGCAGTGTgtagagagagaagcgagctGTCGAATTCGCTCAAAGTGCTGAGATGTAGATAGGCAACCAGAATGCGGAATCGTAGCGTCCGATGCAGATAGAGAAGAACATGAACACGCAAAACTTGACACAATGTAGAGTCACTTTGGAATGGGCCCAGCCGTGTCAGCCAagcagcgcacgcagaggtGCAAGACTACGTcaagcgcgaggcagaagccATTCTACGCTGTGAAACGTCTAGACTCTTCTTCTGAGGTGGCGGGGgcaaggcgaaggcagaaaTGGAACGATTCGTGCGTGTGTCCGTTTCCTTTAGACCGCGACCAACAAAAGAGACAAGAAAAAGGCTTCCGCAACAAACCGGCGCGTCGAACGGcagctcgcctctctcgaaTCCTTCATTGGGGTATGTCGTCGCTTGTCCAGCAGATACAGATCGTTGCAAACTCTAATTCGCCATCCAAGTGATTATACGCCTACGTTGTTTTTTATGCACAGCGAAAAAAGGTGGCTGCAAACAGAATGTGTTCACGACTGGAATCTCTGgtgcgcgctcgccgggGAGGAGATAACTTTCCTCGGATCTCTCCAGTAGAGGGACGCTGTGGCCCTAGGGGCGGCACTGGAGTGAACTGTAGTAGCTTTTAACAGGGAGCCTTCGCATGCATCTCCAAAGGTACACAGAGGTGGGGATCGTTTGCTGCTTCGCATGAGCGAGTCGAACGACTACGCGTGTCACGTTTGTCTCTGCGTTTCCCCCTCAGATGCTCTCTTCCATAGAGGCTTCTTCTGGATCGAGTGCTGCCCAGCCTCCCCCCTCGTAGGCGCCGATGCTGCGGATGCGGGTCTCTTCGCTCTACGCCGTCTCGTCTCCGACCGGGCGCAGTGTTGGCGGCCCAGAACGTGGACGGCTGGACGGCGGgctgctctgtctctccctccggTCGGGATTCGGTGCGATAGGTCTGCAGGTGACTCCCCTGGCGCTGGAGTCGGATGAgcgtccgctctctctcgtgtTGCGGTCGTGGAAAGCAGTGAGCCGGCACCCAACGTGGAGAGGGGCTCTCGCCCTCGATTGCAGCGCCGGGAGGCCCCGCGAGCGGGCTTttggcggcaggcgcgcatTCGTCATCGCAAGGCACtccgcagcgacagcgaagccGCTCTTCACTCTGTGTACTtggggcggcgaagagaagagaagttCTTCGCTCCGCAGTTTCTGTCTGCTGCGGAAGGTCGTGAGCCCACCGGTGCTCAGAGACCCCGCGgctgggcgaggaggggcCTGAACCGCTGGCAAGATGTGTCTCTGGAGACGAGAACGGGCGACGCCGATCCTAGGCCCTTGGGTGTGAGGAGGGGTGATTCCTGCAGCTCTCTATCGCTTGCTCCCTattcgccgcgtcgtctcccgtCTCCCTGGCTCTTTTGCTTCTCCCTctgtttcgtttttctcaGTGCGTCGTTTCTCTGtgtgtttcgttttttctgtgACTGGCGCCTATTCTTCGCACCGAAGGCGGGCTGGTAAAGCAGAAGCTGCCAAAAGGCATGCGAATTGGGTCCTGCATCCGGTTTTTT
This window harbors:
- a CDS encoding hypothetical protein (encoded by transcript BESB_035170); the protein is MRPSREKPSVWDPGPSTRRLLRRLHPPRGTRPRLCAERRAQRRARVGGERGTDTRERCRFFQANRTTGEATAAQSPATAPGLLRLAGAQGASASRSFFRTHEGINRTPSASSRKAFFSAKSRDIEDDINWRSTASTQAARGGAGPSRASLSLADEGKRSFLGSDHGVAKMGALGSKGAETSVSKGKGDDVRRQSEGMRRAPSAFADRTATGAGAEFGLSAPGGGRRKSSSSFQLGQKGGTRGGVDADGRDDGPSPTSPQGRLVRGSWTREALLQRPEVLSAMSPEERRAELEQSRQQLAELQESLMWTTATNKRDKKKASATNRRVERQLASLESFIGMLSSIEASSGSSAAQPPPS